A region from the Streptomyces tsukubensis genome encodes:
- a CDS encoding class I SAM-dependent methyltransferase — MSVTSRYRDAWEGFWSEVPGEEPGEVLWDAEPALTSGLHLALYEPLVDVPGLPLVDLGCGNGTQSFCLAGRFPTVVGVDLSPSAIALANRALAARETPPDGGTAGSIRFGVLDATDPVAVAALRDETGDCNVYMRGVLHQTDPKDRQALADGIAALVGDRGRAFVVELAETAGRRLARLAQLPDGPPPKLKPVFRHGIVPGAVADSDVAHVFEAAGLTAFAGGELPLTTTEYEPDGSRIELPSKWLVVGRER; from the coding sequence ATGAGCGTGACGAGCCGGTACCGGGATGCCTGGGAGGGCTTCTGGAGCGAGGTGCCCGGCGAGGAGCCGGGCGAGGTGCTGTGGGACGCCGAACCAGCCCTCACCTCCGGTCTGCACCTGGCCCTGTACGAACCGCTGGTCGACGTCCCCGGTCTGCCCCTGGTCGACCTCGGCTGCGGCAACGGCACCCAGAGCTTCTGTCTCGCCGGCCGCTTCCCGACGGTCGTCGGTGTCGATCTGTCGCCCTCCGCGATAGCGCTGGCGAACCGGGCCCTGGCCGCCCGGGAGACCCCGCCCGACGGCGGCACGGCCGGAAGCATACGGTTCGGGGTGCTCGACGCCACCGACCCGGTGGCCGTCGCGGCACTCCGCGACGAGACCGGCGACTGCAACGTGTACATGCGCGGGGTGCTCCACCAGACCGACCCGAAGGACCGCCAGGCCCTCGCCGACGGTATCGCCGCCCTCGTCGGTGACCGCGGACGGGCCTTCGTCGTCGAACTCGCCGAGACGGCGGGCCGCCGCCTCGCCCGGCTCGCCCAGCTCCCCGACGGTCCGCCGCCCAAGCTGAAGCCCGTCTTCCGGCACGGCATCGTGCCCGGTGCCGTCGCGGACTCCGATGTTGCCCATGTCTTCGAGGCCGCCGGGCTGACCGCGTTCGCGGGGGGCGAGCTGCCGCTGACGACCACGGAGTACGAACCGGACGGCTCCCGTATCGAACTGCCGTCGAAGTGGCTGGTCGTCGGCCGCGAGCGGTGA
- a CDS encoding M20/M25/M40 family metallo-hydrolase has translation MAEQHFTEGAAAGGGESPVDKVAYDEVVDFTSDLIRIDTTNRGGGDCRERPAAEYAAERLAAAGLEPVLLERVPGRTNVVARIAGSDPSADALLVHGHLDVVPAEAADWSVHPFSGEVRDGVVWGRGAVDMKNMDAMILAVVRAWARAGVTPRRDIVIAFTADEEASAVDGAGFLADRHAGLFEGCTEGISESGAFSFHADHGMTLYPVGAGERGTAWLKLTAHGRAGHGSKVNRSNAVSRLAAAVARIGEHEWPVRLTPTVRAALAELARLHGIDADPYAEGFDPDALVAALGRAAALVEPTIRNSANPTMLDAGYKINVIPGHATAHIDGRMLPGGEEEFRTTLDRLTGPDVEWEFQHREVPLQAPVDSPTFAKLKAAVERFDPDGHVVPYCMAGGTDAKQFSRLGITGYGFSPLKLPEGFDYAALFHGVDERVPVEALHFGVDVLDHYLRSA, from the coding sequence ATGGCTGAGCAGCACTTCACCGAGGGGGCGGCCGCCGGGGGCGGGGAGTCCCCGGTGGACAAGGTGGCCTACGACGAGGTCGTGGACTTCACCTCCGACCTCATCCGCATCGACACCACCAACCGCGGCGGCGGTGACTGCCGTGAGCGGCCCGCCGCCGAGTACGCGGCCGAGCGGCTCGCCGCCGCCGGGCTGGAACCGGTCCTGCTGGAGCGCGTCCCCGGCCGTACCAACGTCGTCGCCCGGATCGCGGGCAGCGATCCGTCCGCCGACGCGCTGCTGGTCCACGGCCATCTCGACGTCGTCCCCGCCGAGGCCGCCGACTGGAGCGTGCACCCCTTCTCCGGGGAGGTCCGCGACGGTGTCGTCTGGGGCCGGGGCGCGGTCGACATGAAGAACATGGACGCGATGATCCTCGCCGTGGTCCGGGCCTGGGCACGGGCCGGAGTCACGCCCCGCCGTGACATCGTTATCGCCTTCACCGCCGACGAGGAGGCCAGCGCCGTCGACGGTGCCGGTTTCCTCGCCGACCGGCACGCGGGGCTCTTCGAGGGCTGTACGGAGGGCATCAGCGAGTCCGGGGCCTTCAGCTTCCACGCCGACCACGGCATGACCCTGTATCCGGTCGGCGCCGGGGAGCGCGGTACCGCCTGGCTGAAGCTCACCGCACACGGCCGGGCCGGTCACGGCTCCAAGGTCAACCGCTCCAATGCGGTCAGCAGGCTCGCGGCGGCCGTCGCCCGGATCGGTGAGCACGAATGGCCGGTCCGGCTCACCCCGACCGTCCGTGCCGCCCTGGCCGAACTGGCCCGGCTGCACGGTATCGACGCCGATCCGTACGCCGAGGGCTTCGACCCCGACGCGCTGGTCGCCGCGCTGGGCCGGGCCGCGGCGCTCGTCGAGCCGACCATTCGCAACAGCGCCAATCCGACGATGCTGGACGCCGGATACAAGATCAACGTCATTCCGGGGCATGCCACCGCCCATATCGACGGCCGGATGCTGCCGGGCGGCGAGGAGGAGTTCCGCACCACGCTGGACCGGCTCACCGGCCCGGACGTGGAGTGGGAGTTCCAGCACCGGGAGGTGCCGCTGCAGGCGCCCGTCGACTCGCCGACCTTCGCCAAGCTCAAGGCCGCGGTCGAACGCTTCGATCCCGACGGGCACGTCGTTCCGTACTGCATGGCGGGCGGTACCGACGCCAAGCAGTTCTCCCGCCTCGGCATCACCGGCTACGGATTCTCGCCGCTGAAGCTGCCCGAGGGCTTCGACTACGCGGCCCTCTTCCACGGCGTCGACGAACGCGTCCCCGTCGAGGCCCTCCACTTCGGCGTCGACGTCCTCGACCACTATCTGCGGTCCGCCTGA
- a CDS encoding MFS transporter, which yields MGGSTLVKGEQAAPPVPGEPEPPGPPAPPPGPGPGTALGPRRVRLVFFGLLLALLLAALEQMIVATALPKIVGELHGLDRMSWAITAYLLTSTITLPVYGKLGDLYGRKGVFQFAIVVFVIGSALAGWSRSMDQLIAFRALQGIGAGGLIIGVQAIIADIVPARDRGRFMGLIGAAFGLASVAGPLLGGFFTDHVSWRWCFYFNVPFGIATLLVVSAVLKLPRPDRRGRLDILGTLLLAAASTCLVLLTSWGGTEHAWDSVTIIGLAAGAAVTTLLFLVVEAYAPEPIIPLRLFRDSVFNITGLVGAAAGIALFGAGSYLPTFLQMVDGASATESGLLMLPMMGGIVIASIVSGQLISRTGRYRSHPVIGSLVAAVGMWLLSRLDTDTPRWEYGIWQAVLGTGVGLVLPVLILAVQNSVRPADLGTATSANTYFRQIGGSVGAAVFGTLFAQRLTEALADKLPGATGLPAGIDPESVTPELVHGLPPEVRDAYIAAYAEAMPRIFLYLVPVLLLGLLIACFLKEKPLVSQNVPLAETTESLPYERYERSDPYDAAVASVPPARSAVAQPAPFGVPVCGTVQHYDGTSVPRAALTLIDVRGQQIGRGASGDDGRYALSVPGPGSYVMIAAAGGHQPQAVTVTVGERPVELDVVLGGAGRLAGSVCTADGIPVRDATVTLTDVRGDVVATARSGREGGYVMGELVAGEYTLAASAPAFRPTALAVSVQASRETRQDIELAGGAVLRGTVRAGGGRPVEEARVTLLDAAGNVVDTLTTGADGTFRFVDLSSGEYTVIAAGYPPVATVLQVAGGGRTERDLQLGHAD from the coding sequence GTGGGCGGCAGCACTCTGGTGAAGGGCGAGCAGGCCGCGCCACCGGTCCCCGGCGAGCCCGAACCGCCCGGACCCCCCGCGCCCCCGCCCGGTCCCGGGCCCGGCACCGCGCTCGGCCCCCGCCGGGTCCGCCTGGTCTTCTTCGGGCTGCTCCTGGCGCTGCTCCTCGCCGCCCTGGAGCAGATGATCGTCGCCACCGCGCTGCCGAAGATCGTCGGCGAACTCCACGGCCTGGACCGGATGTCCTGGGCCATCACCGCCTATCTGCTGACCTCGACGATCACCCTGCCCGTCTACGGAAAGCTCGGTGACCTCTACGGCCGCAAGGGCGTCTTCCAGTTCGCCATCGTCGTCTTCGTCATCGGCTCCGCCCTCGCGGGCTGGTCCCGCTCCATGGACCAGCTCATCGCCTTCCGCGCCCTCCAGGGCATCGGCGCGGGCGGACTGATCATCGGGGTCCAGGCGATCATCGCGGATATCGTCCCGGCCCGGGACCGCGGCCGCTTCATGGGCCTCATCGGCGCCGCCTTCGGACTCGCCTCCGTCGCCGGACCACTCCTCGGCGGCTTCTTCACCGACCATGTCTCCTGGCGCTGGTGCTTCTACTTCAACGTCCCCTTCGGCATCGCCACCCTGCTGGTCGTCAGCGCCGTACTGAAACTGCCGCGGCCCGACCGGCGCGGCAGGCTGGACATCCTCGGCACCCTGCTGCTCGCCGCCGCCTCCACCTGCCTCGTCCTCCTGACGAGCTGGGGCGGCACGGAACACGCCTGGGACTCGGTCACCATCATCGGACTGGCCGCCGGAGCCGCCGTAACGACTCTGCTCTTCCTCGTCGTCGAGGCGTACGCCCCCGAACCGATCATCCCGCTCCGCCTGTTCCGCGACTCCGTCTTCAACATCACCGGGCTCGTCGGCGCCGCCGCGGGCATCGCGCTCTTCGGCGCCGGCAGCTATCTGCCGACCTTCCTCCAGATGGTCGACGGGGCGTCCGCCACCGAGTCCGGGCTGCTGATGCTGCCCATGATGGGCGGCATCGTCATCGCGTCCATCGTCTCCGGACAGCTCATCAGCCGCACCGGCCGCTACCGCTCCCACCCCGTCATCGGCTCGCTGGTCGCCGCCGTCGGCATGTGGCTCCTCTCCCGGCTCGACACCGACACCCCCCGCTGGGAGTACGGCATCTGGCAGGCCGTCCTCGGCACCGGCGTCGGACTGGTGCTGCCGGTGCTGATCCTGGCCGTCCAGAACTCGGTACGCCCCGCCGACCTCGGCACCGCGACCAGCGCCAACACCTACTTCCGGCAGATCGGCGGCAGCGTAGGCGCCGCCGTCTTCGGAACCCTGTTCGCGCAGCGGCTCACCGAAGCCCTCGCCGACAAGCTGCCCGGCGCCACCGGGCTCCCGGCCGGAATCGACCCCGAATCGGTCACTCCCGAACTGGTCCACGGACTGCCGCCCGAGGTCCGGGACGCGTACATCGCCGCCTATGCCGAGGCGATGCCGCGGATCTTCCTCTATCTGGTGCCCGTCCTGCTGCTCGGCCTCCTGATCGCCTGCTTCCTCAAGGAGAAACCCCTGGTGTCCCAGAACGTGCCCCTCGCCGAGACCACCGAGAGCCTTCCGTACGAGCGGTACGAGCGGTCCGACCCGTACGACGCCGCTGTCGCATCCGTGCCACCGGCCCGCAGCGCCGTGGCGCAGCCGGCTCCCTTCGGAGTCCCGGTCTGCGGGACCGTGCAGCACTACGACGGTACGAGCGTGCCCCGCGCCGCCCTCACCCTCATCGACGTCCGGGGGCAGCAGATCGGGCGCGGCGCCAGCGGTGACGACGGGCGCTACGCCCTGAGCGTCCCCGGGCCCGGCTCGTACGTCATGATCGCGGCGGCCGGGGGCCACCAGCCGCAGGCCGTGACCGTCACCGTCGGGGAGCGGCCCGTCGAACTCGACGTCGTGCTCGGCGGTGCCGGACGGCTCGCGGGCTCGGTGTGCACCGCCGACGGCATTCCGGTACGGGACGCCACCGTCACCCTCACCGATGTCCGCGGGGACGTCGTCGCCACGGCTCGCAGCGGACGCGAGGGGGGCTATGTGATGGGCGAACTGGTCGCCGGGGAGTACACCCTGGCCGCCAGCGCCCCGGCCTTCCGGCCCACGGCGCTCGCGGTGAGCGTGCAGGCCTCCCGCGAGACCCGGCAGGACATCGAACTGGCCGGGGGCGCGGTGCTGCGCGGCACCGTGCGCGCCGGGGGCGGCCGGCCCGTCGAGGAGGCCCGGGTGACGCTGCTGGACGCCGCCGGGAACGTGGTCGACACCCTCACCACCGGAGCCGACGGCACCTTCCGGTTCGTCGACCTGTCGTCGGGCGAGTACACGGTGATCGCCGCCGGGTATCCGCCGGTCGCGACGGTGCTCCAGGTCGCGGGCGGCGGCCGGACCGAACGCGATCTCCAGCTGGGCCACGCGGACTGA
- a CDS encoding SRPBCC family protein yields the protein MAQVEATTERIIAAKAEDVFDTLADYENSRGKLLTEHFSEYEVREGGDGEGTLVHWRLQATSKRVRDCLLEVTEPTDGQLVEKDRNSSMVTTWTVTPAGEGKSKAVVVTVWNGAGGIGGFFERTFAPKGLARIYDGVLARLAAEVEKA from the coding sequence CGCGGCGAAGGCAGAGGACGTTTTCGACACCCTGGCCGACTACGAGAACAGCCGGGGGAAGCTGCTGACCGAGCACTTCAGCGAATACGAGGTCCGGGAGGGCGGCGACGGCGAGGGAACCCTGGTCCACTGGCGGCTCCAGGCCACCAGCAAGCGCGTCCGCGACTGTCTGCTGGAGGTCACCGAGCCCACGGACGGTCAGCTCGTCGAGAAGGACCGCAACTCGTCCATGGTGACCACCTGGACCGTCACCCCCGCGGGCGAGGGGAAGTCCAAGGCCGTGGTGGTCACGGTCTGGAACGGCGCGGGCGGTATCGGCGGCTTCTTCGAGCGCACCTTCGCCCCCAAGGGCCTCGCCCGCATCTACGACGGCGTGCTGGCCCGGCTCGCGGCGGAGGTCGAGAAGGCCTGA
- a CDS encoding M55 family metallopeptidase: protein MKILISADMEGATGVTWPADVLPGTPQWERCRSMFTSDVNAAALGFFDGGADEVLVNEAHWTQRNLLLEQLDERVQMLTGRHKALAMVEGVQHGDVDGIAFIGYHTGAGAEGVLAHTYLANSITEVRLNGDLASEGWLNAHVVAEYGVPVVLVTGDDLTCVDADGYAPEARKVAVKDYVSRYAAICRTPARTAADIRAAAKEATALAVRRDPAAAGPFTVELEFDAEHLAGSATVVPGVEPTGPRGARRVAYTSPTMYEAIRTFKAVTTVVSAATEEQYG, encoded by the coding sequence ATGAAGATCCTCATCAGCGCCGATATGGAAGGCGCCACCGGAGTGACCTGGCCGGCGGACGTACTGCCCGGCACTCCCCAGTGGGAGCGGTGCCGGTCGATGTTCACCTCGGACGTGAACGCCGCGGCGCTCGGATTCTTCGACGGCGGCGCCGACGAGGTCCTCGTCAACGAAGCCCACTGGACCCAGCGGAACCTGCTCCTGGAACAGCTCGACGAGCGGGTCCAGATGCTCACCGGCCGCCACAAGGCGCTCGCCATGGTGGAGGGCGTCCAGCACGGCGACGTCGACGGCATCGCCTTCATCGGCTACCACACGGGAGCGGGCGCCGAGGGAGTCCTCGCCCATACGTATCTGGCCAACTCCATCACCGAGGTCCGGCTCAACGGGGACCTGGCCAGCGAGGGCTGGCTGAACGCCCATGTGGTCGCCGAGTACGGCGTCCCCGTCGTCCTCGTCACCGGCGACGATCTGACCTGCGTGGACGCCGACGGGTACGCGCCCGAGGCCCGCAAGGTGGCCGTGAAGGACTATGTGTCGCGGTATGCGGCGATCTGCCGTACCCCGGCCAGGACCGCCGCCGATATCCGAGCGGCCGCCAAGGAGGCCACGGCGCTCGCCGTCCGCCGTGATCCGGCCGCCGCCGGACCCTTCACCGTGGAGCTGGAGTTCGACGCCGAACATCTGGCGGGCTCGGCCACCGTCGTACCCGGGGTCGAGCCGACCGGGCCGCGCGGGGCGCGCCGCGTCGCCTACACCAGCCCGACGATGTACGAAGCCATTCGGACGTTCAAGGCGGTCACGACCGTCGTATCGGCCGCGACGGAGGAGCAGTATGGCTGA
- a CDS encoding RICIN domain-containing protein — protein MPPEPDNRSSEPSGPSDASEPFEPFKPAKPFKPSQRFQPSERLDPAEPFETPQGFGAPPVPPAGDAGPDELAPLVGADPSESRRSLKPGKRGWIAIAAAAAVTGLVLVTIPLMNKPGSGSEATESTAAAGESGASGDGGPADGVTAEDREKGDASAGGGEGSGTTGGEGTPGRTSGTSSGAGSGSGTGGSGSNPGSNSGSASGSGAADGQPPASGGGKAKKPGTEKAPQGPAKGGGAEIPRPPKLDDGKVKGPVMGFAVNRCMDIVGAEVTDGTPLRLDACSGKARQRFEFRPDGKVWTLYQKKTCMEVSGGAKTDGTPVRIADCSSDPSQTFELRTDGSLVNADSGKCVEPVNLGGSTGFRLQLQSCDGSKNQKWQIG, from the coding sequence GTGCCGCCCGAGCCCGACAACCGATCGTCCGAACCGTCCGGACCGTCCGATGCGTCCGAGCCCTTCGAGCCGTTCAAGCCGGCGAAGCCGTTCAAGCCCTCGCAGCGCTTCCAGCCTTCGGAACGCCTCGATCCTGCGGAACCGTTCGAGACACCGCAGGGGTTCGGAGCGCCGCCGGTTCCTCCGGCGGGGGACGCGGGTCCGGACGAACTCGCCCCGCTCGTCGGCGCGGATCCGTCGGAGTCCCGGCGCAGCCTGAAGCCGGGAAAGCGGGGGTGGATCGCCATCGCCGCCGCAGCCGCGGTGACGGGACTCGTGCTGGTGACGATCCCGCTGATGAACAAGCCGGGATCCGGCTCCGAGGCGACGGAGAGCACCGCCGCCGCCGGGGAAAGCGGTGCGTCGGGAGACGGCGGTCCGGCCGACGGCGTCACCGCGGAGGACAGGGAGAAGGGCGACGCATCGGCAGGGGGCGGTGAGGGCTCCGGCACGACCGGCGGCGAAGGCACACCGGGCCGGACATCCGGTACGTCGTCGGGCGCGGGGTCCGGCTCCGGGACGGGCGGCTCCGGATCGAACCCCGGATCGAACTCCGGTTCGGCGAGCGGCTCCGGCGCTGCGGACGGACAGCCGCCCGCGAGCGGCGGGGGCAAGGCGAAGAAGCCGGGGACCGAGAAGGCCCCGCAGGGCCCGGCGAAGGGAGGCGGCGCGGAGATCCCCCGCCCCCCGAAGCTCGACGACGGCAAGGTCAAGGGCCCGGTCATGGGCTTCGCCGTGAACCGCTGCATGGACATCGTCGGCGCCGAGGTCACCGACGGCACGCCCCTGCGGCTCGACGCCTGCTCCGGCAAGGCGCGCCAGCGGTTCGAGTTCCGCCCGGACGGCAAGGTGTGGACGCTCTACCAGAAGAAGACGTGCATGGAGGTGTCCGGAGGCGCGAAGACCGACGGGACGCCCGTCCGGATCGCCGACTGCTCGTCCGATCCGTCCCAGACCTTCGAGCTCCGGACCGACGGTTCGCTGGTGAACGCGGATTCCGGCAAGTGTGTCGAGCCGGTGAACCTCGGCGGTTCGACCGGTTTCCGGCTCCAGCTGCAGAGCTGTGACGGCAGCAAGAACCAGAAGTGGCAGATCGGCTGA
- a CDS encoding ATP-binding SpoIIE family protein phosphatase gives MDRGVPPRVPRQHAVDGRIPLAVVVVDGDGLVSHWSTGARRLFGPGREEAVGRAATDLLPVSGALTEHPYGAEDDGLDGPGEPGGAEDFAGPGLHASLTGRSSYPSAGRARLSEPGRDRIDVLWWAYPMVGPGPEKLIVLAAGAAQFTGGARGGDPAARTAADGVERITPAFALHTDFPGADELARRLPEILPSMSVTEATRIVSQILELGYPVLEFSHHDRVPVTADWGVPRRTERRARRRAAEDAAAAGHTLDDEARADLAEDLEYAAVRERLEFLNEVSGRIGSSLDLTRTIHEVSAAVVPRFTDVAGTYLREQVVAGEGFPDGPPDAMTMWHRVAVEHVDEPGRWDDVIPVGESMPFPEHTPFFRCMTTGDPVLVPRISEQLGTAIASQFEKRDIRPLINGRSMLVVPLKARNVVLGFMILLRHPERDEFNDMDRVTGAELAARAGLVLDNARMYTYQENVAETLQDSMLPQVPARMAGCDTATRYLPGTLLGRVGGDWFDSVKLPGSRVALVVGDVMGHGLNSAAMMGQLRTAVQTMAALDVPPAQLLRNLDDLAQRLGENYLATCLYAVYDPIGHELVIANAGHVPPVLVRAADGRSELLDLPTGAPIGVGGVPFESRRIRVAPGDRLVMCTDGLVEMRGEDIGVGLATLCESAAHPAASMDDACDTIIRALNTRGGRKDDVALLMARLNGIPDESVAVWELSLEPREAARARRLVRGQLRHWGLDTISGTVELLVGEIVANAVQHASGRRAELRLVRAQTLLCELSDEDHALPVLRDTGPDDESGRGLRVVSSLAREWGTGRTRDGKTVWFETGLRQ, from the coding sequence ATGGACCGTGGTGTTCCGCCGAGAGTGCCGCGGCAGCACGCCGTGGACGGCCGGATTCCGCTGGCCGTGGTCGTCGTGGACGGTGACGGCCTGGTGTCCCATTGGTCGACCGGTGCGCGACGGCTGTTCGGCCCCGGGCGGGAGGAGGCGGTCGGCCGGGCCGCGACCGATTTACTCCCCGTCTCCGGTGCGCTGACGGAGCATCCGTACGGAGCGGAGGACGACGGGCTCGACGGTCCGGGTGAGCCGGGCGGCGCCGAGGACTTCGCGGGACCCGGGCTCCATGCCTCCCTCACCGGCCGCAGCTCCTACCCGTCCGCGGGCCGGGCCCGGCTCTCCGAACCCGGCCGGGACCGGATCGACGTGCTGTGGTGGGCCTACCCCATGGTCGGCCCGGGCCCGGAGAAGCTGATCGTCCTGGCGGCCGGTGCCGCCCAGTTCACCGGGGGCGCTCGGGGCGGGGACCCGGCCGCCCGGACCGCCGCGGACGGCGTCGAACGCATCACCCCCGCCTTCGCCCTCCACACCGACTTCCCCGGCGCCGACGAACTCGCCCGGAGACTGCCCGAGATCCTCCCGAGCATGAGTGTCACCGAGGCCACCCGGATCGTCTCCCAGATCCTCGAACTCGGCTATCCGGTACTGGAGTTCAGCCACCACGACCGGGTGCCCGTCACCGCCGACTGGGGAGTGCCCCGCCGCACCGAACGCCGGGCGCGGCGCCGGGCCGCGGAGGACGCTGCCGCCGCCGGGCACACCCTGGACGACGAGGCCAGGGCCGATCTCGCCGAGGACCTGGAGTACGCCGCCGTACGCGAACGCCTCGAATTCCTCAACGAGGTCAGCGGGCGCATCGGCTCCTCCCTCGACCTGACCCGGACGATCCACGAGGTCAGCGCCGCCGTCGTCCCCCGCTTCACCGATGTCGCGGGCACCTATCTGCGCGAGCAGGTCGTCGCGGGCGAGGGCTTCCCCGACGGGCCGCCCGACGCCATGACGATGTGGCACCGCGTCGCCGTCGAACACGTCGACGAACCCGGCCGCTGGGACGACGTCATTCCGGTCGGGGAGTCCATGCCGTTCCCCGAACACACCCCGTTCTTCCGGTGCATGACCACCGGCGACCCCGTCCTGGTGCCGCGGATCAGCGAGCAGCTGGGCACCGCCATCGCCTCCCAGTTCGAGAAACGGGACATCCGGCCGCTGATCAACGGCCGGTCCATGCTGGTGGTACCGCTCAAGGCACGGAACGTGGTGCTCGGCTTCATGATCCTGCTCCGCCATCCCGAGCGGGACGAGTTCAACGACATGGACCGGGTGACCGGCGCCGAACTCGCCGCCCGGGCCGGTCTCGTCCTCGACAACGCCCGGATGTACACGTACCAGGAGAACGTCGCCGAGACCCTCCAGGACTCCATGCTGCCGCAGGTCCCCGCGCGGATGGCGGGCTGCGACACCGCCACCCGCTATCTGCCGGGCACCCTGCTCGGCCGGGTCGGCGGGGACTGGTTCGACTCGGTCAAACTCCCCGGCTCCCGGGTCGCCCTGGTCGTCGGCGACGTGATGGGCCACGGGCTGAACTCGGCCGCCATGATGGGCCAGCTGCGCACCGCCGTACAGACCATGGCGGCCCTCGACGTGCCGCCCGCGCAACTGCTGCGCAATCTCGACGACCTCGCCCAGCGACTCGGCGAGAACTACCTCGCCACCTGCCTCTACGCGGTCTACGACCCCATCGGCCACGAACTGGTCATCGCCAACGCCGGACATGTGCCGCCGGTGCTGGTCCGGGCCGCCGACGGCCGCAGCGAACTGCTCGACCTGCCGACCGGCGCCCCCATCGGCGTCGGCGGCGTGCCCTTCGAGAGCCGCCGGATCCGGGTGGCCCCCGGCGACCGGCTCGTCATGTGCACCGACGGGCTGGTCGAGATGCGCGGCGAGGACATCGGGGTCGGGCTCGCCACCCTCTGCGAGTCCGCCGCCCACCCCGCCGCGTCGATGGACGACGCCTGCGACACCATCATCCGCGCCCTGAACACCCGGGGCGGACGCAAGGACGACGTGGCCCTGCTGATGGCCCGGCTCAACGGCATCCCCGACGAGTCGGTCGCCGTCTGGGAGCTGTCGCTGGAACCCCGTGAGGCGGCCAGGGCCCGCCGGCTGGTCCGGGGCCAGTTGCGCCACTGGGGCCTCGACACCATCAGCGGCACGGTGGAACTGCTGGTCGGCGAGATCGTCGCGAACGCGGTGCAGCACGCCTCCGGACGCCGTGCCGAACTGAGGCTGGTGCGGGCGCAGACCCTGCTGTGCGAACTCTCCGACGAGGACCACGCCCTGCCGGTCCTGCGGGACACCGGCCCCGATGACGAGTCGGGGCGGGGGCTCCGGGTGGTCAGTTCGCTGGCCCGGGAGTGGGGCACCGGACGGACCCGCGACGGGAAGACGGTCTGGTTCGAGACCGGTCTCCGCCAGTGA